Proteins from a single region of Streptomyces spectabilis:
- a CDS encoding DUF6221 family protein, translating into MRSCGVPRQILTETEAKRRIVGLNLRVWRHAENAQSAAVAWTTVRLLAQPYASRLGYLEEWQA; encoded by the coding sequence GTGCGCTCGTGCGGGGTGCCGCGGCAGATCCTGACCGAGACCGAGGCCAAGCGGCGCATCGTCGGGCTCAACCTGCGGGTATGGCGCCACGCGGAGAACGCGCAGAGCGCCGCTGTCGCGTGGACGACGGTCCGCCTGCTCGCCCAGCCGTACGCGAGCCGGCTGGGCTACCTCGAGGAGTGGCAGGCGTAG